The DNA window TGGCGCTTATCTCTGGGGTGCAGGGATGGGTTCCGCGGTTGGGGTAGGCATGGGTGTACTCCCAAATCTGTCGCAAGCAATTAGCCCGTACACTATTGGCTTTTTAGGACTCTCAGGGTTATTGGCCGGGGCTTTTCGAACATTTGGTAAAATCGGCGTGGTTTTAGGGTTTATGCTGGGTAATCTGATGCTGTCTTTTTACTTAAAAGACGGCCCAACGGTGGTGACCAGTTTAGCTGAATCCAGCGTAGCTGCGGTGCTGCTGTTATTAGTGCCGAGTAGCTGGATATTTGTTTTAAGCTGGCCAGCTAGCCAGTCGGAAAAGGTTAAGGAAAGCGGGAGTAGTCAACCTTCGTGGTTCTCGTTTTTTAGCCATGACAAATTAAGGATTAAAACGGTGGCGGTTGAGGAACGGCCAGCGGATCCAGTGCTGCAGGCGTATACCGTAGCAAAACTTCAAGAGTTGGCCCAAATTTTCCAAGAACTGGCCCGGCCGTTTGATCAAATCGCCAGTACGGTGACGGAGGAAGACGGGGATAAATTAATGGGCCTCTTCAATAGTTTGGCTACTCGGGTTTGTAAAAACTGCCCTGTTTATCGTGTGTGTTGGGAAAATGAATTCTTTAAGACCTACAAAGCAATCCTGGGTCTTTTTTCTACTCTTGAAACTAAAGGAACTTTAACGGAAGACGAGATTTCGCCGGAGATTCGGCGGCGGTGTGTGAGGCTGAAGGAACTGGCGGCAACTATCAATCATCTATTTGATACGCAAAAGCTGAACCACTACTGGCAAAAGAAAGTGACCGAGAGTCGGGAGGTTGTTTCGGCTCAACTCAGGGGAGTAGCGGCAATCATGGCTGAATTGGCCACTTCCATCCGACAGCCGGCGGAACCCCAACCGGAGTTAGAAAAGCGGTTGAGGAAACAGATGAAGAAGCAAGGAGTTCATTACAGTTCTCTGACTGCCTACCAATTTTCCGACGGAAACCTGGAAATAAGGCTAAACCGTCGCGTCTGTCGAGAAGTCAATGAGTGCCGGGGACGGATTCTGGAAATGGTTTCTCAGAGCGTTGGGCAGCGGTTAGCGGTTCAGGAAGAGGAATGTTGCTGGCGTATGGGTGGCAATCAGTGCAGCTTCAAACTTGTGCCAGCCTGGACTTATGAAGTAACTACCGCGGTAGGACAGATCGCCAAGGAGAGAGAGGTTTCGGGTGACAGTGTTAGTTCAGTCGACCTGCCGGATGGAAAACATTTGCTGCTTCTGAGTGATGGGATGGGGGTGGGCGAACGGGCGGCGCACGAAAGTCAGGCCACCATCCAACTGTTGGAGCAGTTGCTCCAGGCTGGTTTTGACAAAAACCTGGCCATCAAGACAATTAACTCGATTCTGGTCCTGAGAAACGGCGAGGAGTTCTTTTCTACCATCGATCTGACCCTGATTGATCTAAACTCGGGGGTTGCTGATTTTATCAAGGTTGGA is part of the Bacillota bacterium genome and encodes:
- a CDS encoding SpoIIE family protein phosphatase codes for the protein MLEKIDIYPYRRIPVQRSHSKPQLQRPSKTDLRLNKIRETVLKVINWPNLLLMGIAFILARGLILNELWPFGSAWMAATTVDDKTRSLGIFLATMAGLWTVTQGADFWSSAAVLILLLIVLRSLEIDLYRRWLTIPILVLVTNLVTKSCFLVVQTPSLYQEMAIIFESLMTAILTFVFMVVIELIHNRDGEEEFSLEEKACFVLLVVSLIIGINDIYLKGFSLGGIVSRLSILIGAYLWGAGMGSAVGVGMGVLPNLSQAISPYTIGFLGLSGLLAGAFRTFGKIGVVLGFMLGNLMLSFYLKDGPTVVTSLAESSVAAVLLLLVPSSWIFVLSWPASQSEKVKESGSSQPSWFSFFSHDKLRIKTVAVEERPADPVLQAYTVAKLQELAQIFQELARPFDQIASTVTEEDGDKLMGLFNSLATRVCKNCPVYRVCWENEFFKTYKAILGLFSTLETKGTLTEDEISPEIRRRCVRLKELAATINHLFDTQKLNHYWQKKVTESREVVSAQLRGVAAIMAELATSIRQPAEPQPELEKRLRKQMKKQGVHYSSLTAYQFSDGNLEIRLNRRVCREVNECRGRILEMVSQSVGQRLAVQEEECCWRMGGNQCSFKLVPAWTYEVTTAVGQIAKEREVSGDSVSSVDLPDGKHLLLLSDGMGVGERAAHESQATIQLLEQLLQAGFDKNLAIKTINSILVLRNGEEFFSTIDLTLIDLNSGVADFIKVGAAPSFVKRGSKLAVITANSLPAGILQTIEVESLQCNLLPGDILVMVTDGVPDAHPNLAEKDQWIKKLLEEIKTEDPQTIADVLLEQARKLAGGQIKDDMTVLVARIGAAPV